One stretch of Caldinitratiruptor microaerophilus DNA includes these proteins:
- the hpt gene encoding hypoxanthine phosphoribosyltransferase codes for MGHDLWEDIAEVLIPEDQLQKRIQELGETITEDYRGRDLVVVGILKGAALFTADLFRWIRVPASLDFMRIVSYAGTRTTGVHRVLLDLEYELDGRDVLVVEDIVDTGLTLRFLRDYLLPRNPASLRVAALLDKPSRRQVDVPIDYRGFEIPDRFVVGMGLDFNEKYRNLRAICVLRPEVYAAAGQE; via the coding sequence GTGGGCCACGACCTCTGGGAGGACATCGCTGAGGTCCTGATTCCGGAAGACCAGCTGCAGAAGCGGATCCAAGAGCTCGGGGAGACGATCACGGAGGACTACCGCGGCCGCGACCTCGTGGTGGTGGGCATTCTGAAGGGGGCGGCCCTGTTCACGGCGGACCTGTTCCGATGGATCCGTGTCCCTGCCTCTCTGGACTTCATGCGCATCGTCAGTTACGCAGGCACCCGGACCACGGGCGTGCACCGGGTCCTGCTCGACCTCGAGTACGAGCTTGACGGCCGGGACGTGCTGGTGGTGGAGGACATCGTCGACACGGGGCTCACGCTCCGCTTCCTGCGGGATTACCTCCTCCCGCGCAACCCGGCGAGCCTCCGGGTGGCCGCGCTCCTGGACAAGCCGTCCCGGCGCCAGGTGGACGTGCCGATCGACTACCGGGGGTTCGAGATCCCCGACCGGTTCGTGGTGGGGATGGGGCTCGACTTCAACGAGAAGTACCGGAACCTGCGGGCAATCTGCGTGCTGCGGCCGGAAGTGTACGCGGCGGCCGGCCAGGAGTAG